A segment of the Onychomys torridus chromosome 16, mOncTor1.1, whole genome shotgun sequence genome:
ACTTAGTAAGACCTTgcttgtctctaaataaatagcCCATAATTATAATTGAGAAAGCTTTAGTCAAggtgaagaaaatgtcttttcatCCTCAAAGAACAGCTAGAGGTTAAAGCAGATGAGGACATGGAGAGGTGTGTCTACAAAGAGTACCATACTTAGTCAGTCACAATGAGTACATTATATTCAAGGTCATTTTAGTGACGGGGGCTGTTTTGCCTTGTGAAtgatctttaatcttagcatttctTTTGACCTCAGCAGATGAACCCAGCCCCTGATCTAGGCTTTGGTTCTCATTTGTCTAATGAATTCAGTTAAGCATTAAGAATCTGTGGGCTATTCACTTAGGTAGGAATTCATTAACAAAGGTGGAAATAGGCCTCTAGAAGACCCAAAAGAGTTAACTTGGAGCTGGAGAGCATTCAGTTGGCTATTCTTTGTAGTTGGACACTTTTTCCTCTTACAGTTTTATTTAATACTGCTCTCTTATAGCATGATCATCTTGAAACTTTGCCCTTTCTTCATCATCATTGAAAGCTTTGATCTGCTTTTAGGCCAGCATCTTAATTCCATCATAATTTAAATAGTTGCAAAGAGTATATTTTCCTGATGGGTATTAagctgacttttaaaaataataccataTTCTGTATAGTTATTAGAATTTCATTGCCATAATCCATTTTTTCCAATGTGTGTGGACTAAGAGTACGGGTCAGTGTCAAAGTACATCCATGGCAGCACAACCCAAGTTCAGTCCTAACACCCTTGccagaaagaaatgttttcatgATATCAGAACCGGTATCCAGCCCTCCTTTACTTTGTCCTCACCCCAGTAGCCTTATGAACCTTACCCAACTGTACTGCGCTTATACTTGGAGTCTCTTTATCAATCACCTAGCTGTGTTCCCAGCCTTAAAATACacttgataaatatttgtttctttatgaaACTCTTTTTGAAAGTTTGTTTTACAAGTTTTAGTAGTAAGTAGTACATCAGACAAAATTAAATACAggctttttttctaaataatcatTAAGTACAAAGTAAAGTGCTCAGAAGTATTTTCAGTGTCCAGAATCCATTAAAGTAATATATGTGTGAATTTGTACTATTTATTGCTAGAATGGAACTGGAACCAGAATTaatcttattttctctctttttaaattgatgATAATTTCCTGCATTTTCAACTTATTCTGATTACTCCctgctttgtttttctcctcctgttccttcaaCCTTGTCTCCCTCATCACGAAAGCAGTCCCTTTCCCGGTCCaagattgcttttgttttgtgacccatgTAGATTAGTCAGGGCCACCTGTGTGACCACTGAGCTGGCACTGCAGATACTACTTGACAGTCTAGGTCATGTCAGTAAGTGGACAAGGAAAGAACTTGTAACCCTTCGAAGTTTTTAACAATCATCCAAAAAGTATTaagcttatttttattcttcatgtGGCAACCGAGCtctctgctttttgttgttgtttccttccttcttccttccttcttctctctctttcttcctcaagtaAAGAATTATGAAACACTTGACTTGATAGGTTTTATTTCTACAAAGGTATTTATAAGACATTGTTATAAATCATGCTTACTACTTAGCATAGTGGTTCACAGACTTGAGAATGCAGTAGAATAGTCTGAAAGCATTCGTACAGCACAGAGTTCTGAATTTTCTAGTCAGGTGGGACCTGAGAACTTTCATGTCCAACAAGGTCCTGTGAGATGCTGATGTTATTGGTCTGGACCTCTGGGCTAAGAAAATTGAAGTAGTATTCAATATTGAGCATTACTGTATTTTGAGGGCTGCTTCTGATACTTATAAAGTGCCTTGTATCATATTCTTGGATTTAATTCTTGTAAAAATCTTGATGGTACAGATTTCCCTCGTTTAATAGGTGGGAATGTCTGCTACAAAACCAGACTAATGAGGCTGGGGTAGAAGGTGCTGGACTTTCGGTGCTGGGCTCAAGCTCAATACACACTCAGAGCCCACCCTGCAAAGCTAATTCTTACTGTTCGTATAAAGCAACATTTCCCTGCTTTTCTTTGGAGATAGGTCTGTTCATGAGGCCAAggctttttgttctgttttagccTAGAGCCTCTGTAGAATTAATATTcatcttttaaatgaatttatcaCTTCCAATGCATTGTGCAGCTGAGCTGACAGACGCTTATCAAGCTGGTGACCTTCGCCTATCTAATTGTTCACTTTTTTATTAATGGACTGTAGTGCTGAGATTGAATGTAAGGTTTTGTACCTAGGTTAGGCAAACATGCTGCTACCAAGCTGTGCTCACTCCCATTGAATCCACTGCTTTACTCAGGCACGgttcttttttaatctttgtggCTTGATTTTCTTACCTGTACCTATACACCAAAGAacagtgaaaaataataaatatgtgaaGTGTTCAATCGGTTTCTAAGATGgggaaaataatttatatttctaataGCTAAATtacccattttatttttgttgaatcATTATGAGGCTAAGCAAGATAGGAAGGCTCTAAAACAGTACCTGATCTAATACATGgtcattttgctttctttaatttgtttatttccaTATGTTTCTATACCTTTGTAGAAGACATTCTTTATAAATAAGAATTGGTTCAGTGCCTGTGAATGTAGCATATAGTGACTATATTTTGTTAGTGATATAGCTTTAACGTGTCTTTTTCTTCAGCTTCCAGAACAGTTGTAACCCAGCATGCTGCTCCACCTCCAGGAATAGTGGAAATAGATAGTGAAAAGTTTGCCTGTCAGTGGTAAGTGGCTTGTTTCTAGTATGGCTTTAAAATCCTTGGGAAgagcaaagcaacagaaaaagaagcagaTTCATTAGTCACCCAACAGTTCTTAGTAAGAGTAGATCTGAGTTGTACAAATAAGTCATTTCACATATACTTTGGCATGActtgaaagaaaagaattcatcagttttctaaattaaaacaGCCTGTTATTAATGTCTTTAAATTATGACATTTAACGCCCCTGGAATAACATTTGTGTTAAAACGTTACCTTTTTTTCCACTTTGTAGGATATAATATTTGCCAGCTTACAAAGTCTGTTCTTGtcatattattttgttaaaactaAGTTGGACTAGTGTTGAGAAAGTAGAacgaggttttgtttttgtgtttgaggcAGGTCCTtgctgtatagctcaggctgtccttgaacataGCCCCTCAAGTACAGAGATTACAGGCAGATACCAGCACATCTGGCTTAAAGCTAACCTCATTTAAAGGTAGTCCAGCTTTCCTGTCCATGGTTAGTAAGGGAGAATTAATCACGTGATAGAATAGCTGGTGTGTCTGCACCTTGTGATAAACAACTTGACAGTACTGTCTCCTTGAGAAGATTATGTCTTCCAATCTCATACATGCGGGCAGGGTATATGCAGAGCTGGTGAGGCTCTGGTGGGAGCTGTGCCGACATTGGTTCTGCAACCACATGGAAACTCCTCTCCCGTCCTCCTTTGCTGGGTTACTGCTTGGGCTCCTGTCACTGTTGGGTGTCTTCATACCTTGTTTCTCTGAGACCTTCCCAGActgctgtgctctgctctgaCCAGGTTCTGGTTTCCAGTGTCTCCACTGGCTTTTCTTCACCTTCCCTCTCATTGTTACACATTAACCATTTCTTCTTGAGGACTCTTCTAATGCCAGCTGGATCTATTAGCCGCCTTCTGCAGTGCAAAGTAAATGGTGTTTTCTATCTACTTTTGAACTCTGAGACCATAGAGGATTATGAAAGTTGGAAAGAGCACAAACCACCACacattaaagtgtgtgtgtgtgtgtgtgtgtgtgtgtgtgtgtgtgtgtatctttttcACATCCCAGTTATATTCCTGACACTTTttaacaagaaggaaagaaaattattttatcattgtTACTATGTGAGTAGTGTATGAGAAACAAGTTAGCCTGTTTTGCATAGTGAATTCTGGAAAGAGTTTTACAGAGGTAACTAGGTTTCTAATCCTGACTTGTAGATGGAAGTTACTTTATAAAGAAGTATGTGTTCAtttgttatgaagtagcaaacgGAAGTGCTTGGAGATGAGAGTGGCAGAGTGTAGTATGTCATTGTTTGATGTCATAATTGAAAACTTTGCTGATTCTTGGCTGAAGGAATTTGCTCCAGGAGCAAAGAAAAATTTAGTTAAGGTTTCCACTATTTCCTTGACCTCAGTGTACAGTATGATGCCTTTGATTAGGAGTTAGTGCAAAACAGGTACACCAGCAGATAACCACTGGGTAACACTGCTTCTTAGAGAACTGTTGCTAACAGACTATCCTTCTTGTGGCTGAGCTGTAACTCTAGATCTTGTTTAGAATACTGTAGTAAGTGTGATAAGCAATTAGTCTAGTTCATTAAATCTGTCTAGAACTTAGTGTGTATTTTACTGACGTACGAGTTAATGAAATGTAGTTAGTTGAAGTAATTATTAGTGTAACACATTATCTTTCAACATAGTTTTCCTGTGGTATATAATGTCTTAATTTCTTGCTCTTTTTTAGGCTAAATGCTCACTTTGAAGTAAATCCAGATTGCTCAGTCTCTCGAGCAGAAATGTATTCTGAGTATCTCTCAACTTGTAGTAAATTAGCTCGTGGTGGCATTCTCACATCAACTGGGTTTTACAGATGTCTGAGGTAAAGTGCATCGCTTTTCAAAGTAAAATTCATCTACGTTGGCTGCTCTTGCATACTGTAGAAAACAAACACCACAAGGCTGCTGGCCTTTGCGTCTCTGCTGCCTGAACTTCCTCACACGTTGGCTTAGTGCAGTGGAGACGTGTGAAGTCACTGTGTTGAGACAGGGTGAGGCCtatcaaagaaagaaagtaagaaatccaattctcctctttctcctacCTTCTTTGACATGTGGAAgacattattcattttttaagtcTTAAATCCTAATATGTAGTTAACATGCATCTGACCTAAGATAAGACATTTTGATACTTTGCTAATTTTGTAAAAACACATGTATTTAAACTATTATATATGGAATTGCATACAAGTCAACATTGTTAATAAATAATGGCTTTTTAATTGGAGAATTAATCTTCTACATAGTTTTCTTTGTATTCCACTTTTGCAGAATATGATATTGTGAAGCATATTGGTCCATACATTAATAACAGTGGTCAGTGTGCTAAGCATTTACTAAAGACAGGTTGTGTTCTTTGTGCTGGTTTTCATAATTGAGTATGTGTTATTTTACAGAACAGTTTTTCCAAATCATACAGTAAAGAGAGTGGAGGATTCCAGTAGCAGTGGGCAGGCACATATCCATGTAATAGGAGCGAAACGGAGGGCCATACCACTCCCCATCCAGATGTACTATCAGCAGCAGCCGGTTCCCACTCCTGTTGTCCGTGTTGACTCTGTTGCTGATGTATCTCCAACTCCTTCACCTGCAggtattcattttaaattttaatattttttattgtattcatAGGCAGGTCTTGCTATAcaaaccatgctggcctcaagcttggGCTTCTCTtaaaagctgggattacaggcaataGCAGCATACTCCaatttttgaagtgttttaagCATTGCTAGTATAGAACCagaatttaaatgtatattgTGTATATTAAGCAATGACCTTGCCCTGTGCTTTTTGCGGTGTTTCTCACGGGTGTCGTCATACTCAAATGTCTCCTCTTCTCTGGGCGTTCATTTCTTTACACCCTTCCTCTTGTATTAAGTAAGATAACAAGACATTTGATGTCCTGCCCTCGTTTCACTAGGAACTTTCATTTTCCCCATGTATAGGAATCCCTCATGGATCTCAAGCTGTAGGAAATCATTTTCAGAGGACTTCTGTTACCAATCAGTCTTCAAATTTGACTGCAACACAAATGTCTTTTCCAGTACAAGGTGTTCATACTGTGGCACAGACTGTTTCTAGAATTCCACCAAATCCTTCAGTTCACACTCACCAGCAACAGAATGCTCCAGTGACTGTCATTCAGAATAAAGCTCCAATTCCTTGTGAAGTCGTTAAGGCAACAGTCATCCAGAATTCCCTGCCCCAGACAGCAGTTCCTGTGAGTGTTGCTCTTGGAGGAGGACCTGCACAGGGTTCTGTGGTTCAGAATCATAGTACAGGGCCACAACCTATGACAGTTGTGAACTCTCAGGCTTTGCTTCACCATCCATCTGTGATGCCACAACCATCTCCATTACACACAGTGGTCCCTGGACAGATCCCTTCAGGCACTCCTGTCACAGTAATTCAGCAAACTGTACCACAGAGTCATCTATTCGGAAGAGTACAGAACATGCCAGCATGTACGTCTACAGTTTCACAGGGTCAACAGTTAATCAGCACATCACCACAACCTATGCACACTTCATCTCAACAGACCTCGGCTGGTAGCCAGCCTCAAGACACTGTTATCATAGCACCCCCACAGTACGTTACAACTTCTGCATCCAACATTGTTTCAGCAACTTCAGTACAGAATTTCCAGGTAGCTACAGGACAGGTGGTTACCATAGCTGGTGTTCCAAGTCCACAGCCCTCCAGGGTAGGATTCCAGAACATTGCACCCAAACCACTTCCCTCTCAGCAAGTTTCATCAACAGTGGTACAGCAGCCTATTCAACAACCCCAGCAACCAACCCAGCAAAGTGTAGTGATTGTAAGCCAGCCAGCGCAACAAGGTCAAACTTATGCACCAGCCATTCACCAAATTGTTCTTGCTAATCCGGCAGCTCTCCCAGCTGGTCAGACTGTTCAGCTAACTGGACAACCAAACATAACTCCATCTTCTTCACCATCGCCTGCCCCAGTTAGTAATAACCAAGTCCCTACTGCCATGTCATCTTCTTCCACCCTTCAGTCACAGGGACCACCTCCGACTGTCAGTCAGATGCTCTCTGTgaagaggcagcagcagcagcagcagcagcattcacCAGCCCCTCCCGCACAGCAGGTACAGGTACAAGTTCAGCAGCCACAACAAGTACAGATGCAAGTTCAGCCCCAGCAAACAAATGCAGGAGTAGCCCAGCCTGCTTCCAGTGAGTCTAGTCTGATAAAACAGCTGCTGCTTCCAAAGCGGGGGCCTTCAACCCCAGGGGGCAAGCTGATCCTCCCAGCACCACAGATTCCTCCCCCTAACAATGCTCGAGCTCCTAGCCCTCAGGTGGTCTATCAGGTGGCCAATAACCAAGCAGCTGGTTTCGGAGTACAGGGGCAGACTCCAGCTCAGCAGCTGTTGGTCGGACAGCAAAATGTTCAGTTGGTCCAAAGTACAATGCCGCCGACAGGGGGAGTGCAAACAGTGCCCATTTCGAACTTACAGATATTGCCGGGCCCACTGATCTCAAATAGCCCAGCAACCATTTTCCAAGGGACTTCTGGCAACCAGGTAACCATAACAGTTGTGCCAAATACCAGTTTTGCAACTGCGACTGTGAGTCAGGGAAATGCGGCTCAGCTCATCGCTCCAGCAGGAATTGGCGTGAGTGGGGCGCAGGCAGGAGCCGGACTTCAGGTGCCAGCGCTCCCAGCCGGACAATCgccatgcaccactgctgcccccCCCATTCAGAGGCGATAAGATCATCTGCcaaaaggaggaggaagcaaaggaagcaACAGGTTTACATGTTCATGAACGGAAGATTGAAGTCATGGAGAATCCGTCCTGCCGACGAGGAACCACAAACACCAGCAATGGGGACACAAGTGAAGGTGAAATCCAGGTGGGAAGTCTTCTGAATGGGAGAAAGTACAGTGACTCAAGTCTACCTCCTTCAAACTCAGGGAAACTTCAGAGTGAGACTAATCAGTGCTCACTAATCAGCAATGGGCCATCCTTGGAATTAGGTGAGAACGGAGCATCTGGAAAACAGAACTCAGAACAAGTGGACATGCAGGATATCAAAAGTGATTTGAAAAAAACCCTCGTTAATGGGATCTGTGATTTTGATAAAGGAGATGGTTCTCATTTAAGCAAAAACATTCCAAATCACAAAACTTCTTCTAATCATGTTGGAAATGGTGAGATATCTCCAGTAGAACCACAAGGGACTTCAGATGCTACTCAGCAAGATACTGCCAAAGGTGATCAATTAGAAAGAGTTTCTAATGGACCTGTGTTAACTTTGGGTGGGTCACCGTCCACAAGCA
Coding sequences within it:
- the Arid2 gene encoding LOW QUALITY PROTEIN: AT-rich interactive domain-containing protein 2 (The sequence of the model RefSeq protein was modified relative to this genomic sequence to represent the inferred CDS: deleted 1 base in 1 codon), yielding MANSTGKAPPDERRKGLAFLDELRQFHHSRGSPFKKIPAVGGKELDLHGLYTRVTTLGGFAKVSEKSQWGEIVEEFNFPRSCSNAAFALKQYYLRYLEKYEKVHHFGEDDDEVPPGNPKPQLPIGAIPSSYNYQQHSVSDYLRQSYGLSMDFNSPNDYNKLVLSLLSGLPNEVDFAINVCTLLSNESKHAMQLEKDPKIITLLLANAGVFDDTLGSFSTVFGEEWREKTDRDFVKFWKDIVDDSEVRDLISDRNKAHEDTSGEWIWESLFHPPRKLGINDIEGQRVLQIAVILRNLSFEEGNVKLLAANRTCLRFLLLSAHSHFISLRQLGLDTLGNIAAELLLDPVDFKTTHLMFHTVTKCLMSRDRFLKMRGMEILGNLCKAEDNGVLICEYVDQDSYREIICHLTLPDVLLVTSTLEVLYMLTEMGDIACTKIAKVEKSIDMLVCLVSMDIQMFGPDALAAVKLVEHPSSNHQVLSEIRPQAIEQVQTQTHVASGPASRTVVTQHAAPPPGIVEIDSEKFACQWLNAHFEVNPDCSVSRAEMYSEYLSTCSKLARGGILTSTGFYRCLRTVFPNHTVKRVEDSSSSGQAHIHVIGAKRRAIPLPIQMYYQQQPVPTPVVRVDSVADVSPTPSPAGIPHGSQAVGNHFQRTSVTNQSSNLTATQMSFPVQGVHTVAQTVSRIPPNPSVHTHQQQNAPVTVIQNKAPIPCEVVKATVIQNSLPQTAVPVSVALGGGPAQGSVVQNHSTGPQPMTVVNSQALLHHPSVMPQPSPLHTVVPGQIPSGTPVTVIQQTVPQSHLFGRVQNMPACTSTVSQGQQLISTSPQPMHTSSQQTSAGSQPQDTVIIAPPQYVTTSASNIVSATSVQNFQVATGQVVTIAGVPSPQPSRVGFQNIAPKPLPSQQVSSTVVQQPIQQPQQPTQQSVVIVSQPAQQGQTYAPAIHQIVLANPAALPAGQTVQLTGQPNITPSSSPSPAPVSNNQVPTAMSSSSTLQSQGPPPTVSQMLSVKRQQQQQQQHSPAPPAQQVQVQVQQPQQVQMQVQPQQTNAGVAQPASSESSLIKQLLLPKRGPSTPGGKLILPAPQIPPPNNARAPSPQVVYQVANNQAAGFGVQGQTPAQQLLVGQQNVQLVQSTMPPTGGVQTVPISNLQILPGPLISNSPATIFQGTSGNQVTITVVPNTSFATATVSQGNAAQLIAPAGIGVSGAQAGAGLQVPALPAGQSPCTTAAPPFRGDKIICQKEEEAKEATGLHVHERKIEVMENPSCRRGTTNTSNGDTSEGEIQVGSLLNGRKYSDSSLPPSNSGKLQSETNQCSLISNGPSLELGENGASGKQNSEQVDMQDIKSDLKKTLVNGICDFDKGDGSHLSKNIPNHKTSSNHVGNGEISPVEPQGTSDATQQDTAKGDQLERVSNGPVLTLGGSPSTSSMQEASSVATQQLSGTDLPNGPLASSLNSDVPQQRPSVVVSPHSTAPVIQGHQILAVPHSGSRVSHSALSSDVRSTNGTAECKAVKRLAEEDDREAVPGIPNKVGVRIVTISDPNNAGCSATMVAVPAGADPSTVAKVAIESAVQQRQQHPPSCMQSVVTQNTPVPPSPAVQTQGQPNSSQPSALSASSQHADPVRKPGQNFMCLWQSCKKWFQTPSQVFYHAATEHGGKDVYPGQCLWEGCEPFQRQRFSFITHLQDKHCSKDALLAGLKQDEPGQVANQKSSTKQPALGGTGSAPRAQKAIASHPSAALMALRRGSRNLVFRDFTDEKEGPITKHIRLTAALILKNIGKYSECGRRLLKRHENNLSVLAISNMEASSTLAKCLYELNFTVQSKEQEKDSEML